From a single Ciconia boyciana chromosome 6, ASM3463844v1, whole genome shotgun sequence genomic region:
- the DTX4 gene encoding E3 ubiquitin-protein ligase DTX4 — MLLASAVVVWEWLNEHGRWRPYSPAVSHHIEAVARAGPRAGGSVVLGQADSRLAPYIIDLQSMHQFRQDTGTIRPVRRSYYDPSSAPGKGVVWEWENDSGSWTPYDMDVGITIQRAYEKQHPWVDLSAIGFCYVIDFATMGQINRQTQRKRRVRRRLDMVYPLVSGTLPKSQSWPASPGAAAAPPGPACACPQCLLVMSVKATVSAAGPGTATLQPRKTPAAPPATPKAPAPAPAAKAPDGVAVVRGSLKPLAAQGGRRQAASTPALGSASSTASPPAVGSGKSSRPGLGTLNRSHLQRLAIAQSRVLIASGVPTVPVKNLTGSSPVNPALAGITGILMSAAGLPVCLTRPPKLVLHPPPVSKSEIQSIPGISHTCRKTTKKQAKKGKTPEEVLKKYLQKVRHPPDEDCTICMERLSAPSGYKGPQPAVKPDLVGKLVKCGHVFHLHCLVAMYNNGNKDGSLQCPTCKTIYGVKTGTQPPGKMEYHVIPHALPGHSDCKTIRIIYNIPPGVQGPEHPNPGKSFTARGFPRHCYLPDSEKGRKVLKLLLVAWDRRLIFAIGTSSTTGESDTVIWNEIHHKTEFGSNLTGHGYPDINYLDNVLAELAAQGITEESLAQEKD, encoded by the exons ATGCTGCTGGCCTCGGCCGTGGTGGTGTGGGAATGGCTGAACGAGCACGGGCGGTGGCGGCCCTACAGCCCGGCCGTCAGCCACCACATCGAGGCGGTGGCCCGcgccgggccgcgggcgggcggcagcgtGGTGCTGGGCCAGGCCGACAGCCGCCTGGCGCCCTACATCATCGACCTGCAGTCCATGCACCAGTTCCGCCAGGACACCG GCACTATCCGCCCTGTCCGGCGCAGCTACTATGACCCATCATCGGCGCCGGGCAAGGGAGTCGTGTGGGAGTGGGAGAACGACAGCGGGTCGTGGACGCCCTATGACATGGACGTGGGCATCACCATCCAGCGCGCCTACGAGAAGCAGCACCCCTGGGTGGACCTGAGCGCCATTGGCTTCTGCTACGTCATCGACTTTGCCACCATGGGCCAGATCAACCGGCAGACCCAGCGCAAGCGCCGCGTCCGCCGTCGCCTTGACATGGTCTACCCGCTGGTCTCGGGCACCCTGCCCAAGTCACAGTCCTGGCCGGCCAGCCCTggggcggcggcagcccccCCAGGCCCTGCCTGCGCCTGTCCCCAGTGCCTCCTGGTCATGAGCGTCAAAGCCACCGTGTCAGCCGCTGGCCCCGGCACCgccaccctgcagccccgcaAAACTCCCGCTGCACCACCCGCCACCCCCAAAGCCCCAGCGCCTGCGCCAGCGGCCAAGGCACCCGACGGTGTGGCTGTGGTGCGTGGCTCGCTGAAGCCGCTGGCAGCCCAAGGGGGCCGGCGGCAGGCAGCCAGCACGCCTGCCTTGGGCTCGGCCAGCTCCACCGCCAGcccccctgccgtgggcagtGGCAAGTCATCCCGTCCTGGCCTCGGCACCCTGAACCGCAGCCACCTCCAGCGCCTGGCTATTGCCCAGTCCCGGGTGCTCATTGCCTCTGG GGTCCCCACCGTCCCCGTGAAGAACCTCACTGGCTCCAGCCCTGTCAACCCAGCACTGGCAG GGATCACGGGGATCCTAATGAGTGCGGCCGGGCTGCCCGTCTGCCTGACACGGCCCCCCAAGCTGGTGCTGCACCCCCCACCTGTCAGCAAAAGCGAGATCCAGTCCATCCCCGGCATCTCCCACACCTGCCGCAAGACGACCAAGAAACAGGCCAAGAAGG GTAAAACCCCAGAAGAGGTACTGAAAAAGTACCTGCAGAAGGTGCGGCATCCGCCAGATGAG GACTGCACCATCTGCATGGAGCGCCTCTCTGCGCCCTCTGGCTACAAGGGGCCACAGCCGGCTGTCAAGCCCGACCTGGTGGGGAAGCTGGTGAAATGTGGCCACGTCTTCCACCTCCACTGCCTGGTCGCCATGTACAACAACGGCAACAAG gATGGGAGCCTGCAGTGTCCCACCTGCAAAACCATCTATGGGGTGAAGACGGGGACACAACCCCCAGGGAAGATGGAGTATCACGTCATCCCTCACGCGCTGCCTGGCCACTCTGACTGCAAAACCATCCGCATCATCTACAACATCCCCCCAGGGGTGCAG GGACCAGAGCATCCAAACCCTGGGAAGAGCTTCACCGCCCGTGGCTTCCCCCGGCACTGCTACCTGCCGGACAGCGAGAAGGGCAGAAAG GTACTGAAGTTGCTGCTGGTAGCCTGGGACCGGCGCTTGATCTTCGCCATCGGGACCTCCAGCACCACAGGCGAGTCGGACACGGTGATCTGGAACGAGATCCACCACAAGAC